In the Clostridium sporogenes genome, one interval contains:
- a CDS encoding methyl-accepting chemotaxis protein: MGGLKNKLIGQIALLFNALILILCATFFVGTRSIVKGLVSNDSNLLSSFSSSYSKFIAIMFIVMLVVSYIVIKVFITRAYKSIEEVAEIIDRVSKGEFATRVPEKGALAPIGVSVNAIVRNTKKILSDLLQISQKNRSISKTLHENALDSNQATENIASSVVSVAETATAQADSTTFTRDNTSEMAENSAVIAEKAQNTKNIAEEMVKIIKENQKTFETMVHKIKSTGDVSKKLANNVRILENEAEEISKITDVVTEISERTNLLALNAAIEAARAGEHGKGFSVVADEVRKLAEQSSESAGEIRKLIEKITSQIINITEEAEKQSREVEEDIVYADESKESFNEIISSTDETYNSVEQIYDLSDTNTTISKEVDQMMETIASGAQQSASMTEEISAAVEEQSASINEITQLIKEMNGCTDKIDNELKSFVTNITIKKEQKQLVNEGFNILEGVGREINSNNLSLDAYSNICKKYVEENNQFEYIGVIDKEGIMKSANVPITEGNDNFSHRPYFKKAILGEKYVSKPYISSVSYNYCIAIAIPLKDKNGNIKAVIMGDVCIEK; encoded by the coding sequence GTGGGTGGCTTGAAAAATAAGCTTATAGGACAAATAGCTCTTTTATTTAATGCATTAATACTTATATTATGTGCCACTTTTTTTGTTGGAACTAGATCTATTGTAAAAGGTTTAGTAAGTAATGATTCTAATTTATTATCAAGCTTTAGTAGTTCTTACTCAAAATTTATAGCTATAATGTTTATAGTTATGTTAGTAGTTTCTTATATAGTAATTAAGGTTTTTATAACTAGGGCCTATAAATCTATAGAAGAGGTAGCGGAAATAATAGATAGAGTATCTAAAGGAGAATTTGCAACTAGGGTTCCAGAAAAGGGAGCTTTAGCACCTATTGGAGTAAGTGTAAATGCTATAGTTAGAAATACTAAAAAAATATTATCAGATTTATTACAAATATCACAGAAAAATAGGAGTATATCAAAAACTTTACATGAAAATGCATTAGATAGTAATCAGGCTACAGAAAATATAGCATCTTCTGTAGTTTCTGTAGCAGAAACAGCAACGGCGCAAGCAGATTCAACAACATTTACAAGAGATAATACAAGTGAAATGGCAGAAAACTCAGCTGTAATAGCAGAAAAAGCCCAGAATACTAAAAATATAGCTGAAGAAATGGTTAAAATAATAAAAGAAAATCAAAAGACATTTGAAACCATGGTACACAAAATAAAATCAACAGGAGATGTTAGTAAAAAATTAGCCAATAATGTAAGGATATTAGAAAATGAGGCGGAAGAAATAAGTAAAATAACAGATGTAGTAACAGAAATAAGTGAGAGAACTAATTTACTTGCATTAAATGCAGCTATTGAAGCTGCTAGAGCAGGAGAACATGGTAAGGGATTTTCTGTAGTTGCAGATGAGGTAAGAAAGCTTGCTGAGCAATCTTCAGAGTCTGCTGGAGAAATAAGAAAATTAATAGAAAAAATTACTTCTCAAATAATTAATATAACTGAAGAAGCAGAAAAGCAAAGTAGAGAAGTAGAAGAGGATATAGTTTATGCAGATGAGTCTAAAGAATCATTTAATGAAATAATATCTTCAACAGATGAAACATATAATTCAGTAGAACAGATATATGATTTATCAGATACGAATACTACAATATCTAAAGAGGTAGATCAAATGATGGAAACTATAGCTTCAGGAGCTCAGCAAAGTGCTTCTATGACAGAGGAAATTTCAGCAGCAGTAGAAGAACAATCTGCATCAATAAATGAAATAACTCAATTAATAAAAGAAATGAACGGATGTACAGATAAAATAGATAATGAATTAAAATCTTTTGTAACAAATATAACTATAAAGAAAGAACAAAAGCAGTTAGTTAATGAGGGATTTAATATATTAGAGGGTGTAGGTAGAGAAATAAATTCAAATAATTTAAGTTTAGATGCTTATTCCAACATTTGTAAAAAGTATGTAGAGGAAAATAATCAATTTGAATATATAGGAGTAATAGATAAAGAAGGAATAATGAAATCGGCTAATGTACCTATAACAGAAGGAAATGATAATTTTTCTCACAGACCTTATTTTAAAAAGGCTATTTTAGGAGAAAAATATGTAAGTAAACCATATATATCTAGTGTTAGTTATAACTATTGTATAGCTATAGCTATTCCGTTAAAAGATAAGAATGGAAATATTAAAGCTGTAATAATGGGAGATGTTTGCATAGAGAAATAG
- a CDS encoding EAL domain-containing protein, with product MDTFVARQPIFDINENVVAYELLFRNNNEDNKFNNIDGDIATSKVIINSFLLIGIKNLTNGKKAFINFTENLILNDIASLLPKEYVTIEILENVTPSKDIICSCKNLKQEGYTIALDDFVLLDNLNELIKLADIIKIDFTITKGNERKEVIDKILKINNKIKFLAEKIETREEFILAASMGYSLFQGYFFSKPTIFNGKDIPIYCTTKYKILKEINKKNIDFNYLEELIKTDLSLYYKLLKFINSSFSFRENITSVKKAIDLIGKKQTIRFISFILVHDITCNNKEYVTATLVRAKFLDLLSEKTDYVDKSDELFFMGLFYGMDVFLNKPLKDILHDLPISEDTKSALLGKKNKLNYILNLVLNYEKGEWKKVNTICKYLNISPNELTAIYIDALNWTNKFNL from the coding sequence ATTATTTAGAAATAATAATGAAGATAATAAATTTAATAATATAGATGGAGATATAGCAACCTCCAAAGTAATAATTAATAGTTTTTTATTAATAGGTATAAAGAACTTAACTAATGGCAAAAAAGCTTTTATCAATTTTACAGAAAATCTTATTTTAAATGATATAGCCTCACTTCTCCCAAAAGAATATGTAACAATAGAAATTTTAGAAAATGTAACGCCCTCTAAAGACATAATATGCTCTTGTAAAAATTTAAAACAAGAAGGATATACTATAGCATTAGATGATTTTGTTTTACTAGATAATTTAAATGAATTAATAAAATTGGCTGATATTATAAAAATAGACTTTACAATTACTAAAGGTAATGAAAGAAAAGAAGTTATAGATAAAATACTTAAGATAAATAATAAGATAAAATTTTTAGCAGAAAAAATTGAAACTAGAGAAGAATTTATTCTAGCTGCTTCTATGGGATATTCCTTATTTCAAGGTTATTTTTTTAGCAAACCTACTATATTTAACGGAAAGGATATTCCTATATATTGTACTACTAAATATAAAATCTTAAAAGAAATAAATAAGAAAAATATAGATTTTAACTATCTAGAAGAATTAATTAAGACGGATTTATCTTTATACTATAAACTACTTAAATTTATAAATTCTTCTTTTTCTTTTAGAGAAAATATAACTTCTGTAAAAAAAGCTATAGATTTGATTGGAAAAAAACAAACTATAAGATTTATATCATTTATATTAGTACATGATATAACATGTAACAACAAAGAATATGTAACTGCAACCTTAGTAAGAGCAAAATTTTTAGATCTTCTATCTGAAAAAACAGACTATGTGGATAAATCAGATGAACTATTTTTTATGGGACTATTTTATGGGATGGATGTTTTTTTAAACAAGCCATTAAAAGATATTTTACATGATCTTCCTATATCTGAAGATACTAAATCCGCTCTTTTAGGTAAAAAGAATAAGTTAAATTATATACTTAATCTTGTATTAAACTATGAAAAAGGTGAATGGAAAAAAGTTAATACTATATGTAAATATCTAAATATATCTCCTAATGAATTAACTGCTATTTATATAGATGCTCTAAATTGGACAAACAAATTCAACCTTTAA
- a CDS encoding patatin-like phospholipase family protein: protein MKCNAILDSGGIRGIGTIGALNYMESKSFTWNNIAGTSVGALIGALLVSGYTSRDLKHITVNMDFMELLNKEGIQKSTFVGRAMNFFKFNGVYSGDFIEKWIDDMLKVKGINTFSDLMNNGTCRLKIIASDITEKRMITFPDDLYSYGFSLSNFRVSRAIRMSISIPFFFKPIKFIHGNGLSYIVDGGVCCAYPISIFDNCDNKDIIPTIGFKFDNIEISNTKQGKSDPLSFLFDIADTMNKKNSKEWMTNKNIDRTILIPTLGISSTDFDLSKEKTLKLYKSGYRSAEKFLKTWDFEKYKNKYNKEGTA, encoded by the coding sequence TTGAAGTGTAATGCTATATTGGATAGTGGTGGTATTAGGGGCATTGGTACAATTGGTGCTTTAAACTATATGGAGAGTAAAAGTTTTACCTGGAATAACATTGCTGGAACTTCTGTTGGAGCTTTAATAGGCGCATTATTAGTTTCTGGATATACTTCAAGAGATTTAAAACATATAACTGTAAATATGGATTTTATGGAACTTCTTAATAAAGAAGGTATTCAAAAGTCTACATTTGTTGGCAGAGCAATGAATTTCTTTAAATTTAATGGAGTTTATTCAGGAGATTTTATAGAAAAATGGATTGATGATATGCTTAAAGTTAAAGGAATCAATACTTTTAGTGATCTTATGAATAATGGAACTTGCAGGCTAAAAATAATAGCTTCAGATATTACTGAAAAAAGAATGATTACCTTCCCTGATGATCTTTATTCTTATGGATTTAGTTTAAGTAATTTTAGAGTTTCAAGAGCAATTAGAATGAGTATAAGCATTCCATTTTTCTTTAAACCTATAAAATTTATTCACGGCAATGGCTTAAGCTATATAGTAGATGGTGGCGTTTGCTGCGCTTATCCAATTTCCATATTTGATAATTGCGATAATAAAGATATTATTCCTACAATAGGTTTTAAATTTGATAATATTGAAATAAGCAATACTAAACAAGGTAAAAGTGATCCACTATCCTTTTTATTTGATATTGCTGATACCATGAATAAAAAAAATTCAAAAGAATGGATGACAAATAAAAATATAGATAGAACTATACTAATTCCTACTCTAGGAATTAGCTCAACAGATTTTGATCTATCTAAAGAAAAAACTTTAAAACTATATAAATCTGGATATAGATCCGCAGAAAAATTTCTTAAAACTTGGGATTTTGAAAAATATAAAAATAAATATAATAAAGAGGGTACTGCTTAG
- a CDS encoding glyoxalase/bleomycin resistance/dioxygenase family protein: MEFKLALLAVKNVNVSKQFYAELFDQKVILDLGKNVTFSGGFAIQEDFAWLTDLPSDYVMEKSNNMELYFEVDDFETFIQKIKKYGNIEYVHQPKKHEWQQRVVRIYDPDHHIIEIGESMAVIAKRYLDGGYSVEETSKIIQHPIEFVEMCR; the protein is encoded by the coding sequence ATGGAATTTAAATTGGCATTATTAGCAGTTAAAAATGTTAATGTTTCTAAACAGTTCTATGCAGAATTGTTTGACCAAAAAGTTATTCTTGATCTAGGTAAAAATGTAACATTTAGTGGTGGATTTGCAATACAAGAGGATTTCGCATGGCTTACAGATTTGCCTAGTGATTATGTCATGGAAAAATCAAATAATATGGAATTATATTTTGAAGTGGATGATTTTGAAACATTTATACAAAAGATAAAAAAGTATGGAAACATTGAATATGTTCACCAGCCTAAGAAACATGAATGGCAACAACGGGTTGTTCGTATTTACGATCCAGACCATCATATTATAGAGATAGGTGAATCTATGGCAGTTATAGCAAAACGCTATCTTGATGGGGGGTATTCAGTAGAGGAAACATCAAAAATTATTCAACATCCTATTGAATTTGTTGAAATGTGTAGATAA
- a CDS encoding methyltransferase domain-containing protein, which translates to MKKYTKPYYGPNNYFSAIKFFSVGVLGLIAFMFSIKHEEINSYVAYFILFISILFIVNGIRIINFIFVGRFKHINRIISKVNWTGNEKVLDVGVGKGILAIAVAKKLKKGSGKVTGIDIWHTEDIMDKTKYYVNQNIELEGVSDKVKVKTQNASALSFKDETFDVILSKQCIHNIECAQDRKMAIEEMIRVLKPGGKLIISDSMYVDEYEKILLDKGLKASVSSKNFLGTYPASRILETTKR; encoded by the coding sequence ATGAAGAAATATACAAAGCCATATTATGGTCCAAATAATTATTTTAGTGCTATTAAGTTTTTTTCTGTAGGAGTTCTTGGACTTATAGCTTTCATGTTTAGCATTAAGCATGAAGAAATAAATAGTTATGTAGCTTATTTTATATTATTTATATCTATATTATTTATAGTTAATGGTATAAGGATAATAAATTTTATATTTGTAGGAAGATTTAAACACATAAATAGAATAATTTCTAAAGTTAATTGGACAGGGAATGAGAAGGTATTAGATGTAGGTGTTGGAAAAGGAATTTTAGCTATAGCAGTGGCTAAAAAGTTAAAGAAGGGATCAGGAAAAGTAACTGGTATAGATATATGGCACACTGAAGATATAATGGATAAAACTAAATATTATGTGAATCAAAATATAGAATTAGAAGGTGTATCTGATAAGGTTAAGGTGAAAACTCAAAACGCTTCAGCATTATCTTTTAAAGATGAAACATTTGATGTAATTCTAAGCAAACAATGTATTCACAACATAGAATGTGCACAGGATAGAAAGATGGCTATAGAGGAAATGATTAGAGTTTTAAAGCCAGGCGGAAAATTAATAATTTCAGATTCCATGTATGTTGATGAATATGAAAAAATATTATTAGATAAGGGATTAAAGGCCAGCGTATCTTCAAAAAATTTTTTAGGTACTTATCCTGCTTCAAGGATATTAGAAACTACTAAAAGATAG
- a CDS encoding amino acid ABC transporter permease has translation MSNFSDITIFILKGSIISFKLFIVTIIFSIPLGILVAMGKNSKIKFLKIILSVYTWIFRGTPLMLQLFFAYFGLPVIGIRLEPLTAAYLTFIINYGAYLAETFRAGIESIDKGQVEAAKVLGFTYNQTMFKIVIPQAIRNVIPPICNESINLIKDSALVAAIGIGDMLRAAKEVVTRDFTITPFFIAAAIYLLITAFLVLIFRTLEKKYAY, from the coding sequence GTGTCTAATTTCTCAGATATAACTATATTTATATTAAAAGGCAGTATTATTTCTTTTAAATTATTCATAGTAACAATAATATTTTCTATTCCACTAGGTATTTTGGTAGCTATGGGAAAAAACTCTAAAATCAAATTTCTAAAAATCATACTAAGTGTATATACTTGGATATTTAGGGGAACACCTTTGATGCTACAATTGTTCTTTGCTTATTTTGGTCTTCCTGTAATAGGAATAAGATTAGAACCATTAACTGCAGCCTATTTAACATTTATAATTAACTACGGAGCATATCTAGCAGAAACCTTTAGAGCAGGTATAGAATCTATTGATAAAGGTCAAGTAGAAGCTGCTAAAGTATTAGGATTTACTTACAATCAAACTATGTTCAAAATAGTTATACCACAGGCTATAAGAAATGTTATCCCACCAATATGTAACGAAAGTATAAATTTAATTAAAGATTCTGCATTAGTAGCTGCCATAGGAATAGGAGATATGCTAAGAGCTGCAAAAGAAGTAGTAACTAGAGATTTCACTATAACACCATTCTTTATAGCTGCAGCTATATATTTATTAATAACAGCATTTTTAGTACTTATATTTAGAACTTTAGAGAAAAAATATGCTTACTAA
- a CDS encoding helix-turn-helix transcriptional regulator has protein sequence MKNKKMKIARIECDMSQEQLADDIGVTRQTIGLIESGKYNPSLNLCIAICRALNKTLNDLFWEDL, from the coding sequence ATGAAAAATAAAAAAATGAAGATTGCCCGCATTGAGTGTGATATGTCACAAGAGCAATTAGCTGATGATATAGGTGTTACTAGACAAACCATTGGATTAATTGAATCAGGTAAATATAATCCATCCCTTAATTTGTGCATAGCAATTTGTAGGGCATTAAATAAAACATTAAATGATTTATTTTGGGAAGATTTATAA
- the pepT gene encoding peptidase T yields MKDALERFLGYIKVDTQSSEESETVPTTKTQLEFAKKLGEELKAIGLKDVSVDENAYVMGTLESNIDKEVPTVGFIAHMDTSPDLSGTNINPRIVEKYDGQDITLNKEKNIVLKVDEFPEILEYKGQDIVVTDGNTLLGADDKAGIAEIVTAMEYLINHPEIKHGTIKVGFTPDEEVGKGADYFDVKKFGADLAYTLDGGGIGELECETFNAAKAKVTIEGRNVHPGSAKNKMTNAVLVANKFINMLPENEVPEKTDGYEGFFHLLSVKSEVETAELNYIIRDFDRKKFEERKEQIKEVGKKLNEEYNKEIVCVKVEDQYYNMKEKIDEVKYVVDIAHDAMKAIDIEPKLVPIRGGTDGSRLSFMGLPTPNLFAGGHNFHGRFEFVPVPSIEKAVQLVVKIAELYADR; encoded by the coding sequence ATGAAAGATGCATTAGAAAGATTTTTAGGGTATATAAAAGTAGATACCCAATCATCAGAAGAATCCGAAACTGTGCCAACTACAAAAACTCAATTAGAGTTTGCAAAAAAATTAGGTGAAGAATTAAAAGCTATAGGACTTAAAGATGTATCTGTAGATGAAAATGCATATGTTATGGGTACCTTAGAATCAAACATAGATAAAGAAGTTCCAACTGTTGGTTTTATAGCACACATGGATACAAGTCCAGATTTATCAGGAACTAATATTAATCCTAGAATTGTGGAAAAATATGATGGACAAGATATAACTTTAAACAAAGAAAAAAACATAGTATTAAAGGTTGATGAATTCCCAGAAATATTAGAATATAAAGGACAAGATATAGTTGTAACAGATGGAAATACTCTTTTAGGAGCAGATGATAAAGCTGGAATAGCAGAAATAGTTACAGCTATGGAATATTTAATAAATCACCCAGAAATAAAACATGGAACTATAAAAGTTGGATTTACTCCAGATGAAGAAGTAGGTAAGGGAGCAGATTATTTTGATGTTAAAAAATTTGGCGCAGATTTAGCATATACTTTAGATGGTGGCGGCATAGGAGAATTAGAATGTGAAACCTTTAATGCTGCAAAGGCTAAGGTTACAATAGAAGGAAGAAATGTTCATCCAGGTTCTGCAAAAAATAAAATGACAAATGCTGTATTGGTAGCTAATAAATTTATAAATATGCTTCCAGAAAATGAAGTACCAGAAAAAACAGATGGATATGAAGGGTTTTTCCATTTATTATCTGTAAAGAGTGAAGTAGAAACAGCAGAATTAAATTATATTATAAGAGATTTTGATAGAAAAAAATTTGAAGAAAGAAAAGAACAAATAAAAGAAGTTGGTAAAAAATTAAATGAAGAATACAATAAAGAAATAGTATGTGTAAAAGTAGAAGACCAATATTATAATATGAAAGAGAAAATAGATGAAGTAAAATATGTGGTAGATATAGCTCATGATGCTATGAAAGCTATTGATATTGAACCAAAATTAGTTCCTATAAGGGGTGGTACAGATGGTTCAAGATTATCCTTTATGGGATTACCAACTCCAAATTTATTTGCAGGCGGACATAATTTCCATGGAAGATTTGAGTTTGTTCCAGTACCATCAATAGAAAAAGCAGTGCAACTTGTAGTTAAAATAGCTGAATTATATGCTGATAGATAG
- a CDS encoding amino acid ABC transporter substrate-binding protein — protein MKKKNILFSILIMGLIFMLTGCSNKSKEDTSLKDIKDKGEFVVGLDDSFPPMGFKNDKGEIVGFDIDLAKEVAKKMGVKVVFKPVQWDGVVLSLNNKDIDVIWNGLTITEKRKEQINFSKPYVENKQIIVVNNDSNIKSKKDLDKKTVAIQLGSSSEVALDSDKNFVKSLKELKKYSNNTEALMDLQSKRVDAVVVDEVVGRYYINKKPNVFKVLDEDFGGESYGIGFRKTDNSFRESVNKALDEVIKDGTADKISEKWFGKGIFKK, from the coding sequence ATGAAGAAAAAAAATATATTATTTTCAATTTTAATAATGGGATTAATTTTTATGCTAACAGGTTGTAGCAACAAATCAAAAGAGGATACTTCTCTTAAAGATATAAAAGACAAAGGGGAATTCGTTGTAGGTTTAGATGATAGTTTCCCTCCTATGGGATTTAAAAATGATAAAGGCGAGATAGTCGGTTTTGATATTGATTTAGCAAAAGAAGTTGCTAAAAAAATGGGAGTTAAAGTAGTATTTAAACCAGTTCAATGGGATGGTGTAGTTCTTAGTTTAAATAATAAAGATATCGATGTTATTTGGAACGGACTTACAATAACTGAAAAAAGAAAAGAGCAAATAAATTTCTCAAAACCTTATGTAGAAAATAAACAAATAATAGTTGTTAATAATGATTCTAATATAAAATCAAAAAAAGATTTAGATAAAAAAACTGTAGCTATACAATTAGGCAGTAGTAGTGAAGTTGCTTTAGATTCAGATAAAAACTTTGTAAAATCATTGAAAGAATTAAAAAAATACTCAAATAACACTGAAGCCCTTATGGATTTACAATCAAAAAGAGTTGATGCTGTTGTAGTAGATGAAGTAGTTGGTAGATATTATATTAATAAAAAACCTAATGTATTTAAAGTATTAGATGAAGACTTCGGAGGAGAATCTTATGGAATAGGCTTTAGAAAAACTGACAATAGCTTTAGAGAATCAGTAAATAAAGCCCTAGATGAAGTTATAAAAGATGGAACCGCAGATAAAATATCTGAAAAATGGTTTGGTAAAGGAATCTTTAAAAAATAG